From Lycium ferocissimum isolate CSIRO_LF1 chromosome 12, AGI_CSIRO_Lferr_CH_V1, whole genome shotgun sequence, one genomic window encodes:
- the LOC132040799 gene encoding serine/threonine-protein kinase STY46-like isoform X2: MMEDAVSCSSRGLLELSQSRTRRRREKVEVFQEVLRRLRELNNEEANQPGFEDELWAHFTKLPLRYALDVNIERAQDVVMHKSLLQMAHYQNPAPAVEVHLVQIHRITDGNPGDSVHSTFSKRGGAQGTDHHGSMHPPPAFGLSPSTELALGANKLYIQDGNSAVRGNPQLFWPSYEITISTLDKPKLLTRLTSLLSEIGLNIQEAHAFSTKDGYSLDVFVVDGWGNEETDQLRTALVKEISNMEPGLNQDLLQSALNQDHLSPKMKLVQTGINFTVNHLDTPSNGNEAWEIDNALLKYDYKIATGSTGDLYKGSFHSQEVAIKVLKALYLNEDVQKDFAQEIYILRKVRHKNVVQFIGACTKHPHLCIITEFMSGGSLYDFLHKKKGFFRFPALLKVAIDLSKGMSYLHQNSIIHRDLKTANLLMDENQVVKVADFGVARVQVQSGVMTAETGTYRWMAPEVIGHRPYDRKADVFSFGIVLWELLTGKLPYEFLTPLQAAVAVVQKGLRPTIPTHTHPMLVELLERCWQQDPCLRPEFSDILEILQDMAKKMVEEEKSSKRRSLG; this comes from the exons ATGATGGAAGATGCTGTAAGCTGCAGTAGCAGAGGATTGTTGGAGTTGTCACAGAGTCGTACTCGAAGGAGAAGGGAAAAAGTTGAAGTCTTTCAAGAAGTTCTTCGAAGATTGAGGGAGTTGAATAATGAAGAAGCGAATCAACCTGGTTTTGAGGACGAGTTATGGGCTCATTTCACTAAGCTTCCACTTCG GTATGCATTGGATGTGAATATTGAGAGAGCACAAGATGTTGTCATGCACAAGAGCTTGTTGCAAATGGCACATTATCAGAATCCCGCGCCAGCAGTTGAAGTCCACCTAGTGCAG ATTCATCGAATAACTGATGGAAATCCAGGGGATTCAGTTCATTCCACTTTCTCAAAAAGGGGAGGTGCACAAGGTACTGATCACCATGGCAG CATGCATCCTCCACCTGCCTTTGGTTTGTCACCAAGCACAGAGCTAGCATTAGGAGCCaataaattatatattcaaGATGGAAATAGTGCTGTGAGGGGAAATCCACAGTTATTTTG GCCTTCGTATGAAATAACGATTTCAACCCTTGACAAGCCCAAGCTCCTCACTCGG TTGACTTCTTTACTTTCTGAGATTGGGCTGAACATTCAAGAAGCTCATGCTTTCTCCACAAAAGATGGTTACTCCTTGGATGTCTTTGTGGTTGATGGTTGGGGAAATGAG GAAACTGACCAGCTAAGAACTGCCCTGGTGAAGGAAATTTCAAATATGGAG CCTGGGTTAAATCAAGACCTTTTGCAGTCTGCGTTAAATCAAGACCATTTGTCCCCTAAAATGAAGCTTGTACAAACCGGTATTAACTTCACTGTGAACCATTTGGATACACCGAGCAATGGGAATGAAGCATGGGAAATAGACAATGCACTGCTGAAATATGACTACAAAATTGCAACTGGCTCAACTGGTGATTT ATATAAAGGTTCATTCCATAGCCAGGAGGTGGCTATTAAGGTTCTCAAGGCTCTGTACCTAAATGAAGATGTGCAAAAAGATTTTGCCCAAGAAATTTATATATTAAG GAAAGTCCGCCATAAGAATGTTGTGCAATTTATTGGTGCATGTACGAAACATCCACACTTATGTATAATCACAG AATTTATGTCCGGTGGAAGTCTGTACGATTTTCTGCATAAAAAGAAAGGTTTTTTCAGGTTTCCGGCATTACTCAAGGTTGCAATTGATCTTTCAAAGGGTATGAGCTATCTGCACCAAAATAGCATAATCCACAGAGACCTGAAGACTGCCAATCTATTGATGGATGAAAATCAA GTTGTGAAGGTTGCTGATTTTGGTGTTGCTCGAGTGCAAGTTCAGTCTGGTGTCATGACTGCAGAAACAGGAACATATCGTTGGATGGCTCCAGAG gTTATTGGACATAGGCCGTATGATCGTAAAGCTGATGTTTTCAGCTTTGGGATTGTTTTGTGGGAACTGCTAACAGGAAAG CTTCCTTACGAGTTCTTGACCCCATTACAAGCTGCAGTGGCTGTGGTCCAGAAG GGTCTGAGGCCAACAATTCCCACGCACACTCATCCAATGTTGGTGGAATTGCTCGAGAGATGCTGGCAACAAGACCCCTGCTTAAGACCTGAATTTTCTGACATTCTTGAGATCTTGCAAGACATGGCCAAAAAG ATggttgaagaagagaaaagTAGCAAAAGAAGAAGCCTTGGATAA
- the LOC132040799 gene encoding serine/threonine-protein kinase STY46-like isoform X1 has protein sequence MMEDAVSCSSRGLLELSQSRTRRRREKVEVFQEVLRRLRELNNEEANQPGFEDELWAHFTKLPLRYALDVNIERAQDVVMHKSLLQMAHYQNPAPAVEVHLVQIHRITDGNPGDSVHSTFSKRGGAQGTDHHGSMHPPPAFGLSPSTELALGANKLYIQDGNSAVRGNPQLFWPSYEITISTLDKPKLLTRLTSLLSEIGLNIQEAHAFSTKDGYSLDVFVVDGWGNEETDQLRTALVKEISNMEKQPGLNQDLLQSALNQDHLSPKMKLVQTGINFTVNHLDTPSNGNEAWEIDNALLKYDYKIATGSTGDLYKGSFHSQEVAIKVLKALYLNEDVQKDFAQEIYILRKVRHKNVVQFIGACTKHPHLCIITEFMSGGSLYDFLHKKKGFFRFPALLKVAIDLSKGMSYLHQNSIIHRDLKTANLLMDENQVVKVADFGVARVQVQSGVMTAETGTYRWMAPEVIGHRPYDRKADVFSFGIVLWELLTGKLPYEFLTPLQAAVAVVQKGLRPTIPTHTHPMLVELLERCWQQDPCLRPEFSDILEILQDMAKKMVEEEKSSKRRSLG, from the exons ATGATGGAAGATGCTGTAAGCTGCAGTAGCAGAGGATTGTTGGAGTTGTCACAGAGTCGTACTCGAAGGAGAAGGGAAAAAGTTGAAGTCTTTCAAGAAGTTCTTCGAAGATTGAGGGAGTTGAATAATGAAGAAGCGAATCAACCTGGTTTTGAGGACGAGTTATGGGCTCATTTCACTAAGCTTCCACTTCG GTATGCATTGGATGTGAATATTGAGAGAGCACAAGATGTTGTCATGCACAAGAGCTTGTTGCAAATGGCACATTATCAGAATCCCGCGCCAGCAGTTGAAGTCCACCTAGTGCAG ATTCATCGAATAACTGATGGAAATCCAGGGGATTCAGTTCATTCCACTTTCTCAAAAAGGGGAGGTGCACAAGGTACTGATCACCATGGCAG CATGCATCCTCCACCTGCCTTTGGTTTGTCACCAAGCACAGAGCTAGCATTAGGAGCCaataaattatatattcaaGATGGAAATAGTGCTGTGAGGGGAAATCCACAGTTATTTTG GCCTTCGTATGAAATAACGATTTCAACCCTTGACAAGCCCAAGCTCCTCACTCGG TTGACTTCTTTACTTTCTGAGATTGGGCTGAACATTCAAGAAGCTCATGCTTTCTCCACAAAAGATGGTTACTCCTTGGATGTCTTTGTGGTTGATGGTTGGGGAAATGAG GAAACTGACCAGCTAAGAACTGCCCTGGTGAAGGAAATTTCAAATATGGAG AAACAGCCTGGGTTAAATCAAGACCTTTTGCAGTCTGCGTTAAATCAAGACCATTTGTCCCCTAAAATGAAGCTTGTACAAACCGGTATTAACTTCACTGTGAACCATTTGGATACACCGAGCAATGGGAATGAAGCATGGGAAATAGACAATGCACTGCTGAAATATGACTACAAAATTGCAACTGGCTCAACTGGTGATTT ATATAAAGGTTCATTCCATAGCCAGGAGGTGGCTATTAAGGTTCTCAAGGCTCTGTACCTAAATGAAGATGTGCAAAAAGATTTTGCCCAAGAAATTTATATATTAAG GAAAGTCCGCCATAAGAATGTTGTGCAATTTATTGGTGCATGTACGAAACATCCACACTTATGTATAATCACAG AATTTATGTCCGGTGGAAGTCTGTACGATTTTCTGCATAAAAAGAAAGGTTTTTTCAGGTTTCCGGCATTACTCAAGGTTGCAATTGATCTTTCAAAGGGTATGAGCTATCTGCACCAAAATAGCATAATCCACAGAGACCTGAAGACTGCCAATCTATTGATGGATGAAAATCAA GTTGTGAAGGTTGCTGATTTTGGTGTTGCTCGAGTGCAAGTTCAGTCTGGTGTCATGACTGCAGAAACAGGAACATATCGTTGGATGGCTCCAGAG gTTATTGGACATAGGCCGTATGATCGTAAAGCTGATGTTTTCAGCTTTGGGATTGTTTTGTGGGAACTGCTAACAGGAAAG CTTCCTTACGAGTTCTTGACCCCATTACAAGCTGCAGTGGCTGTGGTCCAGAAG GGTCTGAGGCCAACAATTCCCACGCACACTCATCCAATGTTGGTGGAATTGCTCGAGAGATGCTGGCAACAAGACCCCTGCTTAAGACCTGAATTTTCTGACATTCTTGAGATCTTGCAAGACATGGCCAAAAAG ATggttgaagaagagaaaagTAGCAAAAGAAGAAGCCTTGGATAA
- the LOC132039627 gene encoding uncharacterized protein At1g76070-like, with product MEKPCKSSKKKTIFKLLPKAVAAAAFILHNAHAPFSPSREKRLAAEHQHKNHYHKGFAGPIIPVIPSHQSGRKSEPSSPKISCIGQIKHNKKKTLNRISSNKRTSTSNHQQKNVTKKSMSSFGNMFGGKSKFISGRKSDVTAENIICNLPDRAPCLSQMQRFASGREPLTNFDWSSIQITPKDHPKYYTDDDRGYSDYEDEEEDDDDEEKELNVTFSAPILVGRGRTNIPLEPRKEINLWKRRTMNRPSPLQLNNY from the coding sequence ATGGAAAAACCATGCAAGTCATCAAAGAAGAAAACAATCTTCAAATTATTACCAAAAGCAGTTGCAGCAGCTGCGTTTATACTACACAATGCACATGCACCTTTTAGTCCAAGCAGAGAAAAAAGATTAGCAGCGGAACATCAACACAAGAATCATTACCATAAAGGATTTGCAGGACCAATTATACCAGTAATTCCATCCCATCAATCTGGAAGAAAATCCGAGCCAAGTTCGCCGAAAATCTCATGCATAGGCCAAATCAAACACAACAAGAAAAAGACGTTGAATCGCATTAGCAGTAACAAAAGAACAAGCACTAGTAACCATCAACAAAAAAACGTTACGAAGAAATCGATGTCTAGTTTTGGAAATATGTTTGGTGGCAAATCGAAATTTATTTCGGGGAGGAAATCAGACGTTACAGCTGAAAATATTATTTGTAACCTTCCTGATAGAGCACCTTGTTTGAGTCAAATGCAAAGGTTTGCTAGTGGACGCGAACCGTTGACCAATTTTGACTGGAGTTCTATACAAATTACACCCAAAGATCATCCTAAGTATTATACGGATGATGATAGAGGATACAGTGattatgaagatgaagaagaagatgatgatgacgaaGAAAAAGAACTAAACGTTACTTTTTCTGCTCCAATATTAGTAGGTAGAGGAAGAACAAATATACCCTTGGAGCCAAGAAAGGAAATTAATTTATGGAAAAGGAGAACCATGAATCGACCTAGTCCGCTTCAATTGAATAATTATTAg
- the LOC132040570 gene encoding uncharacterized protein LOC132040570 yields the protein MEKYSNGLSHLFMTVFLHCFSAFMVIPTITDITMSAICPGKDECSIAIYLTGIQQAIIGLGSLIIMPVLGNLSDTYGRKVMLMLPLTLSIFPLVILAYSRTKYFFYAYYVLRTLVAMVCEGNVHCLALAYVADVVPESGRASVFGILSGIASSAFVCGNLATRFLSTASTFQVAAAVAVIALVYTRMFLPEPLIKDHISAKGTETICLLEKAPKKTFQLLKALPSFKDVFCLLKKSSTFLHAATVSFFVNVAQVGLESSLLYFLKAQFHFNKDQFADLMIISGIAGSISQLLLMPILVPAIGEEKLLSVGLFFSCVHMLLYSIAWSSWVPYASALISVLSNFAMPCLKSMASKQVGPNEQGKVQGCITGICSFASVISPLIFSPLTALFLSEHAPFPFPGFGLACAAFAIMVAFIESFMIRSTLPVTNCSLSYSDSAEP from the exons ATGGAAAAATACTCTAATGGGCTGAGCCACCTATTCATGACAGTGTTTCTACATTGCTTCTCTGCATTCATGGTGATTCCAACCATAACTGATATCACTATGTCTGCCATTTGTCCTGGAAAAGATGAATGCTCCATTGCTATATATCTCACTGGAATTCAACAGGCG ATAATAGGATTGGGATCACTAATTATAATGCCTGTGTTGGGAAATCTGTCAGACACTTATGGGAGAAAAGTCATGCTGATGCTCCCTTTGaccctttctatatttcctcTAG TGATATTGGCGTACAGCAGGACAAAATACTTCTTCTATGCTTACTATGTGCTAAGAACTCTGGTTGCTATGGTTTGCGAAGGAAATGTTCACTGCCTTGCTCTTGCCTATGTG GCTGATGTTGTTCCAGAGAGCGGCCGTGCCTCTGTGTTTGGAATCCTCTCAGGCATTGCCTCATCTGCTTTTGTCTGTGGAAATCTCGCTACTCGCTTTCTCTCCACTGCTTCCACTTTTCAA GTTGCTGCAGCAGTGGCAGTAATAGCTCTTGTATACACAAGGATGTTTCTGCCAGAGCCTTTGATAAAAGACCACATTTCTGCAAAAGGAACAGAGACAATTTGTCTTTTGGAAAAAGCTCCAAAGAAAACATTCCAATTATTAAAGGCACTGCCTTCTTTCAAGGATGTGTTCTGTTTGTTAAAGAAAAG CTCCACATTCTTACATGCAGCTACTGTTTCTTTCTTTGTCAATGTTGCACAAGTTGGACTTGAATCTTCTCTTCTT TATTTCTTGAAGGCTCAGTTTCACTTCAACAAAGACCAATTTGCTGATTTGATGATAATTTCTGGAATTGCAGGATCCATATCACAG CTTCTTCTGATGCCCATATTAGTTCCTGCTATTGGAGAGGAGAAGCTGCTCTCTGTTGGGCTCTTTTTCAGTTGCGTTCAT ATGTTACTTTATAGCATTGCTTGGTCCTCATGG GTCCCTTATGCTAGTGCGTTGATCTCCGTTCTGTCTAATTTTGCGATGCCATGT TTGAAGAGCATGGCCTCCAAGCAAGTTGGGCCAAATGAGCAG GGAAAGGTTCAAGGATGCATCACAGGCATATGTTCCTTTGCGAGCGTAATTTCCCCATTGATTTTCAGTCCTTTAACAG CTTTATTTCTATCGGAACATGCACCCTTTCCTTTCCCAGGATTCGGACTAGCCTGTGCTGCCTTTGCAATA ATGGTAGCATTCATTGAGAGCTTCATGATACGTTCCACTCTTCCTGTAACCAATTGCAGCCTAAGCTATTCAGACTCAGCAGAGCCTTAG
- the LOC132040799 gene encoding serine/threonine-protein kinase STY46-like isoform X3 — MHKSLLQMAHYQNPAPAVEVHLVQIHRITDGNPGDSVHSTFSKRGGAQGTDHHGSMHPPPAFGLSPSTELALGANKLYIQDGNSAVRGNPQLFWPSYEITISTLDKPKLLTRLTSLLSEIGLNIQEAHAFSTKDGYSLDVFVVDGWGNEETDQLRTALVKEISNMEKQPGLNQDLLQSALNQDHLSPKMKLVQTGINFTVNHLDTPSNGNEAWEIDNALLKYDYKIATGSTGDLYKGSFHSQEVAIKVLKALYLNEDVQKDFAQEIYILRKVRHKNVVQFIGACTKHPHLCIITEFMSGGSLYDFLHKKKGFFRFPALLKVAIDLSKGMSYLHQNSIIHRDLKTANLLMDENQVVKVADFGVARVQVQSGVMTAETGTYRWMAPEVIGHRPYDRKADVFSFGIVLWELLTGKLPYEFLTPLQAAVAVVQKGLRPTIPTHTHPMLVELLERCWQQDPCLRPEFSDILEILQDMAKKMVEEEKSSKRRSLG; from the exons ATGCACAAGAGCTTGTTGCAAATGGCACATTATCAGAATCCCGCGCCAGCAGTTGAAGTCCACCTAGTGCAG ATTCATCGAATAACTGATGGAAATCCAGGGGATTCAGTTCATTCCACTTTCTCAAAAAGGGGAGGTGCACAAGGTACTGATCACCATGGCAG CATGCATCCTCCACCTGCCTTTGGTTTGTCACCAAGCACAGAGCTAGCATTAGGAGCCaataaattatatattcaaGATGGAAATAGTGCTGTGAGGGGAAATCCACAGTTATTTTG GCCTTCGTATGAAATAACGATTTCAACCCTTGACAAGCCCAAGCTCCTCACTCGG TTGACTTCTTTACTTTCTGAGATTGGGCTGAACATTCAAGAAGCTCATGCTTTCTCCACAAAAGATGGTTACTCCTTGGATGTCTTTGTGGTTGATGGTTGGGGAAATGAG GAAACTGACCAGCTAAGAACTGCCCTGGTGAAGGAAATTTCAAATATGGAG AAACAGCCTGGGTTAAATCAAGACCTTTTGCAGTCTGCGTTAAATCAAGACCATTTGTCCCCTAAAATGAAGCTTGTACAAACCGGTATTAACTTCACTGTGAACCATTTGGATACACCGAGCAATGGGAATGAAGCATGGGAAATAGACAATGCACTGCTGAAATATGACTACAAAATTGCAACTGGCTCAACTGGTGATTT ATATAAAGGTTCATTCCATAGCCAGGAGGTGGCTATTAAGGTTCTCAAGGCTCTGTACCTAAATGAAGATGTGCAAAAAGATTTTGCCCAAGAAATTTATATATTAAG GAAAGTCCGCCATAAGAATGTTGTGCAATTTATTGGTGCATGTACGAAACATCCACACTTATGTATAATCACAG AATTTATGTCCGGTGGAAGTCTGTACGATTTTCTGCATAAAAAGAAAGGTTTTTTCAGGTTTCCGGCATTACTCAAGGTTGCAATTGATCTTTCAAAGGGTATGAGCTATCTGCACCAAAATAGCATAATCCACAGAGACCTGAAGACTGCCAATCTATTGATGGATGAAAATCAA GTTGTGAAGGTTGCTGATTTTGGTGTTGCTCGAGTGCAAGTTCAGTCTGGTGTCATGACTGCAGAAACAGGAACATATCGTTGGATGGCTCCAGAG gTTATTGGACATAGGCCGTATGATCGTAAAGCTGATGTTTTCAGCTTTGGGATTGTTTTGTGGGAACTGCTAACAGGAAAG CTTCCTTACGAGTTCTTGACCCCATTACAAGCTGCAGTGGCTGTGGTCCAGAAG GGTCTGAGGCCAACAATTCCCACGCACACTCATCCAATGTTGGTGGAATTGCTCGAGAGATGCTGGCAACAAGACCCCTGCTTAAGACCTGAATTTTCTGACATTCTTGAGATCTTGCAAGACATGGCCAAAAAG ATggttgaagaagagaaaagTAGCAAAAGAAGAAGCCTTGGATAA
- the LOC132040557 gene encoding E3 ubiquitin-protein ligase ATL23-like: MLFAVFLALFLPCVGMSVVFVVYVCFFCHAATTTRQQQSSNNHQEPMKGVKEKGLSSAQLDKLPKVPGQELVLGNDCAVCLDVIEKEQVARIVPGCNHGFHIECADTWLSEHPVCPICRSKLET; encoded by the coding sequence ATGCTTTTTGCTGTGTTCCTTGCATTATTTCTTCCTTGTGTTGGCATGAGTGTTGTTTTTGTAGTCTACGTGTGTTTTTTTTGCCATGCCGCAACAACAACAAGGCAACAACAATCTAGTAATAATCATCAAgaacctatgaagggtgttaaaGAAAAGGGATTATCTTCAGCACAATTGGATAAATTGCCTAAAGTTCCTGGTCAAGAATTGGTGTTGGGAAATGATTGTGCTGTTTGTTTGGATGTAATTGAGAAAGAACAAGTGGCAAGAATTGTACCAGGTTGCAACCATGGGTTCCATATTGAATGTGCTGATACTTGGTTGTCTGAACACCCTGTTTGTCCTATTTGTCGAAGCAAGCTTGAGACATAG